A section of the Primulina huaijiensis isolate GDHJ02 unplaced genomic scaffold, ASM1229523v2 scaffold41279, whole genome shotgun sequence genome encodes:
- the LOC140969375 gene encoding cationic amino acid transporter 2, vacuolar-like produces MGFLRDAHKDCSDGVAWGLRCLVRRKQVDSSHSKSAPPGSDHNRLAKALSIPHLVAIGVGATIGAGVYILVGTVAREHSGPALTFSFLIAGIAAALSAFCYAELASRCPSAGSAYHYSYICAGEGVAWLIGWALILEYTIGGSAVARGISPNLAMLFGGPNSLPSFLARQTIPGLDIVVDPCATVLIFVVTGLLCAGIKESTFVQGIITSANVCAMIFVIVAGGYLGIKTGWPGYELSTGYLPFGANGMLAGASTVFFAYIGFDAVASTAEEVKNPQRDLPLGIGLSLSLCCTLYMLVSAIIVGLVPYYALDPDTPISSAFASRGVKWAAYIIAVGACTALCSTLMGSILPQPRILMAMARDGLLPSFFSDVNKSTQVPVKSTVVTGLLSGVLAFFMDVDQLSGMVSVGTLLAFTMVAISVLILRYVPPDKVPLLAHFQEAIDSVSLRYSNNNCPGNADVEHTKDHAISPESSVPLLADKEISVEYPFLEKAVKKFKFILSEGNRRKIAGWSILLTCVGVLVLTSAASTMSLNSSLRYALCGIGGFLLLSGLVSLTCMDQDDARHSFGHTGGFICPFIPLLPIASILINVYLLINLGSATWIRVSVWLAVGVFIYIFYGRKHSSLQDAVYVPATWVDEIYELSAVA; encoded by the exons ATGGGTTTTCTTCGTGATGCACATAAAGATTGTAGCGATGGTGTTGCTTGGGGTTTAAGATGTCTCGTGAGGAGAAAACAGGTTGATTCTTCTCATTCGAAGTCAGCTCCCCCTGGAAGTGATCATAATCGATTGGCCAAGGCTTTGAGTATACCTCATCTCGTTGCCATCG GAGTTGGTGCAACAATTGGTGCTGGGGTTTATATTCTTGTCGGTACCGTTGCTAGGGAGCATTCTGGGCCAGCCCTTACCTTTTCCTTTCTTATAGCTGGAATAGCGGCCGCCCTTTCTGCTTTCTGTTATGCCGAGCTAGCAAGTCGATGCCCTTCTGCTGGAAGTGCATATCATTATTCTTACATTTGTGCTGGAGAAGG TGTTGCTTGGTTGATTGGTTGGGCATTGATATTGGAATACACCATTGGAGGTTCGGCCGTTGCTCGTGGCATATCCCCTAATCTG GCGATGCTTTTTGGAGGTCCAAATAGTCTCCCTTCTTTTCTAGCTCGCCAGACTATTCCCGGGCTTGATATTGTGGTTGATCCATGTGCAACTGTCTTAATTTTTGTGGTCACAGGGCTTTTGTGCGCGGGAATCAAGGAG AGTACGTTTGTCCAAGGAATCATAACTTCAGCAAATGTATGTGCCATGATCTTTGTCATTGTAGCTGGTGGATATTTAGGCATTAAGACTGGATGGCCTGGCTATGAACTTTCCACTGG ATATTTGCCCTTTGGGGCTAATGGGATGCTTGCTGGTGCTTCAACAGTATTTTTTGCATATATAGGATTTGATGCGGTCGCTAGTACAGCAGAAGAG GTAAAAAACCCTCAACGGGACCTACCACTGGGCATTGGCTTATCATTATCCTTATGTTGCACACTTTATATGCTAGTTTCTGCTATCATAGTTGGTTTAGTGCCCTATTACGCCTTGGATCCTGACACTCCTATTTCCTCTGCCTTTGCTAGCCGTGGTGTTAAGTGGGCAGC TTATATCATAGCTGTTGGAGCTTGTACTGCTCTTTGTTCAACATTGATGGGGTCTATCCTGCCACAG CCACGAATTCTAATGGCAATGGCTAGAGATGGACTGCTGCCGTCATTTTTTTCAGATGTCAATAAAAGCACTCAAGTTCCTGTGAAAAGCACTGTAGTAACTGGTTTACTTTCTGGAGTCTTGGCATTCTTCATGGATGTGGACCAGTTATCGGGAATG GTTAGTGTTGGCACACTTCTTGCATTTACAATGGTGGCAATCTCGGTGCTGATACTGAGATATGTCCCACCAGACAAGGTTCCTCTTCTGGCACATTTTCAGGAAGCAATAGATTCAGTTTCACTGCGTTACAGCAACAACAATTGTCCTGGAAACGCCGATGTGGAGCACACAAAAGATCATGCTATATCTCCGGAAAGCAGTGTTCCACTTTTAGCGGACAAAGAAATATCTGTTGAGTATCCTTTCTTAGAGAAAGCAGTGAAGAAATTCAAAT TTATTTTGAGTGAAGGAAATCGTAGGAAGATTGCTGGCTGGTCGATCTTGCTTACATGTGTTGGTGTACTAGTTCTAACTTCAGCAGCTTCAACTATGAGCCTTAACAG CTCTCTTCGATATGCACTTTGTGGAATTGGTGGCTTTCTTCTTCTCTCTGGCCTAGTATCACTCACCTGTATGGATCAAGATGATGCAAGGCATAGTTTTGGGCACACTGGAG GTTTCATTTGCCCATTCATTCCACTGCTACCTATCGCCTCCATACTCATCAATGTCTACTTATTAATCAACCTCGG ATCTGCTACTTGGATCCGTGTTTCTGTATGGCTGGCGGTAGGAGTATTTATCTACATTTTCTACGGCCGGAAGCATAGCTCGTTGCAGGATGCAGTCTACGTCCCTGCAACTTGGGTCGATGAAATATACGAACTCTCTGCCGTAGCTTGA